The Deinococcus reticulitermitis DNA window ACGCTTGATGAGGCCGCGTTCTCTATCCGCCACTACCTTCGCCAACTCCCGCTCCGCCTGGGTCTTGGTCGCGCAGTAGCCGCTCAGACGCTCGCCCTCGATGACGTACTGCCAGCGCCACTTGCCGTTCTTCTTCTCGAAGTAAACCGTCCCTCTTCCGTTCCCCCGCTTGGCCTTCCTGGGCATAGGTGTGACCCTCCTGACCGCTCACTCTTAGCCTCGCCAACACAGGACTCAATACGCAGAACGTCCGGCCTACACACGGGCGAGGCCGGACGGAGGGCAGAAAGCGCAGCTAGAGACGGCGGCGCGGCACGGGCCTGTAGAGGCCGTCTTCCTCTAGGTAGTAGCGCAGGCCGTACTGGTCAGTGGCGATGACTCTGCCGTCAGGGAGTGTCTCGTGGCGCTCGCTCTCGTAGTGGAGCAGGTTCTCGACGCCGAACGGCTTGCCCAACTCGTCCCACAGGCCATCCAGAATCCGGGTGAGGGTGTCGAACTGAATCCCTCTGGCCTTGCCAGACGCGAGCGCACTGACGGTTCCGGGTCGCAGACCCGTGCGTTGAGCCAGACGCGCCTGCGAGAGACCAGAGAGGCGGAGCAGCATATCCAGATTCATGGCGGTGTGACCCATACGGCTGAGCGTAAACCTCTGACGCCAGGGCGAGAAATCATGACGACGGGGCGCCATACAGTCACGCGGGCGGGCCAGGCAGAAACGGCCTCCTCCGATACAAGAAGCGTCCGGAGCGTTGCAGAACCTCTCGGCTCTACGCTCGGGGCCTCGCCAAGACGGGGAGGGTGGCGGCTGAGCGGCTCTTTGGGCGTCTCCCGTCTTCCCCCAGCGCCTTGCCAGAAGTGGGGTGGGGGCCTTGGGTGGCCGGATTCGCAGTTCTCGGGCCGATTCGCAGTTCTCGGGCTCGGATTCGCAGTTCTTCGCGGCCACGAGGAACTGCTCCAACGCCACCCCGGACCCTACGCAATCACGCTCGCCAACCATCCCTCTTTGCCCTTACGATTCGCAGTTCTCCGATAGATCTCGACACTCCCTTATGGGAAGTCGAAGTTCGCAATAGGAGTGTCGGGATCTGCGAGAGAACTGCGAATGGGGAGCCAACGAGGGGTCGAGGATTCGACGTGCTGGAGCGTGCTTTCGGCTGCTCCGGAGGAGTTCCCCTGATCCGCGAAGAACTGCGAATCCGCCCGCTGAACCGAGAGAACCGCGAATCCGGACTACAAGACCCAAAGAGAGCAGCGGCAGGCACTCAGGCCCACCGCCACCATCAT harbors:
- a CDS encoding helix-turn-helix domain-containing protein, which gives rise to MNLDMLLRLSGLSQARLAQRTGLRPGTVSALASGKARGIQFDTLTRILDGLWDELGKPFGVENLLHYESERHETLPDGRVIATDQYGLRYYLEEDGLYRPVPRRRL